Part of the Candidatus Firestonebacteria bacterium RIFOXYD2_FULL_39_29 genome is shown below.
CTGGTCGGCTTTACCTTTGCCTGCACTGGACTTTCACCAGCTTAAACAAATACGCTTCCCTTGGCACACTAGAATTTAGTGCTTTATTCTTAGTAATTTACTCGTTCTTCCTAGCGCCCAGAACCCAGCACCTATCACTTTGCTTCGAATTGCATCTCATACAACTTCTTATACAACGGGCTTTCTGTTAACAATTCCTCATGTTTACCAACAGCTTTTATCTCGCCTTTATCCAGTACCACGATCTTGTCGGCTCTTATAATAGTAGATAAACGGTGGGCTATCACTATTGTAGTTCTCGACTTCATCAGTTTTTCCAAAGCATCCTGAACAAGTTTTTCAGACTCCGTATCCAAAGCAGATGTAGCTTCATCAAGAACAAGTATAGGCGGATTTTTTAAAATTGCTCTTGCTATAGAAAGGCGCTGTCTTTCACCGCCGGAGAGTTTTACCCCCCGCTCGCCTATTAACGTATCATAGCCATGCTGGGACTTGATGATAAAATCATGAGCGTTTGCCGCCTTTGCGGCATTTTCCACCTGAGTTAACGGAATATCCTGCCTGCCATAGGCGATATTACCTTTTATTGTATCGTTAAATAGTATGGTTTCCTGGGTAACAATCCCGATCTGATTTCTTATGGAACTCATTTTAAATATTTTTATATCTATATTATCAATTTCGATTACGCCCGAATTAATGTCGTAAAATCTTGGAAGTAAATCCGCAAGAGTGGATTTACCTGAACCTGAGGGGCCTACGATGGCAACAATTTCCCCTTTTTTTACAGTCATATTGATATTTTTTAACACCGGACGTTCTTTTATATATTCAAAATTTACGTTCTTATAAGATATTTCCTTTTCAAAAGAGGGCATAACAACGGCTTGTGATTCATCTTTAACCTCCTGAGGAGAATCAAGGAGTTGAAAAACACGTTCAGCCGAAGATAAAGCCTGCTGGATCTGAATATTAACCCCGTTTAAATTCCTGATGGGATTAAAGAGCATCATGAGCGCTGCGGCAAACGCCACAAATTCCCCGGTACTAAGAGTTCCGTTACTTATCTGATAGCCCCCCACCATAAGAAGAATTGAGATTGCAAATATTCCGATGAATTCATTAATGGGCTGAGACATGGCAGTTATCCTGACTGCTTTCATAAATGTATCAAAAAAAGAACGGTTTGCCTGCGCCAGTTTTTTATGTTCATACTCTTCCATCGCAAATGCTTTAACAATCCGGATATTTGAAATTCCTTCATGAGCTATTGAAGTTATCTCTCCGATCTTATTCTGGGAGTCCACGCTGATATAGCGGAGCCGCCGGCCAAAGCTATAAATAGGATATACAACAATGAGAATGCCGATTATTGCCAGCGAAGCAAGTTTCCAGTTCATCAAAAAGACCACAATAAGAAACCCAAAAAAATTCATGGATTCGCCGACAATTCCGGTGATGCTCATTACCGCATTTTGCATATTAACAACATCGTTTGTAATCCTTGAAAGGATTTGCCCGGTTTTATTTCTGGAGAAATAACCCAGAGAAAGATTTTGAACATGATCATATACGATATTTCTTATATCCATTATTATTCTCTGACCGGTATTATTTAACAAGTAATCTTTAATATAGAAGGAGACACCTTTAATAAAATACAACCCAACAAGCATAAAAGCTATATTTTTTATAGTCTCGAAAGCATTTTGGGGATTGGCTTTATTAAAGCCGTCATCAAAGAGAGGTTTTAGGAGATACATAGAAGCCCCGCCGCAAGCAGCAACAACAGCCATAAAAAAAACAGCCGTCAGCAACCTGGTTCTATACGGTTTTGCAAAGGAAAGTATTCTTTTTAGTATTTCCATTTCTTACCTTTTACCTGCACTGCCATTTTAGGCCTATCTATTTTATACCGCCAAGTGTCTTAACCCGGAGTAAAACTTTTCCAATACTTTCATTTATATTACCTGTAATTTCTCTTTCTTTCAACCTTAAAATATTCCAGCCGAGTTTTTTCAGCCGTTTATCCCTTAATTTATCTTTAAAAACCTGGCCTTTTTGCGAATGCCATTTCAGACTGTCACATTCTATATTTAAAGGAGCTTTTTTACAGAAAATAGCAAAATCAAGACGGTACTTTAAATTGTTTTCCAGCCGGACAGGATACTCGGACTTAAAGTTAACATCTTTACGGTTAAGAGCCTTTTTAATCATCTTCTCAATAGGCGCAACATCGTACAAATCTGTAACCTCAGCCGCTTTTTTTAATTTTGAAAGGCCGGTAAAGCCAAAGGAAACCCGAAGCCCGTTCTTATTTCTAATTGCCGGTTTTAGTTTGTTTATTTTCCCAAAGGAATACTTAAGATAGATATTTTTTGCGTTTATATTTCTGACTTCTCCGGGCAAAAGGTCTACTCTTCTCAGGCGAACCACTTTTTTTGGTTTGGCGTAATAATTTATCCTCCCGCCGCTAGCACCAAAAAGAGCCGGCTGATAAAAAGCAATAAAATCGAAGTTCTTACGGGGAAGTTTGTTTAAAGGAATACGGTACCATTTTTTCTTAAGTAATATTCTGAGGTCCCGCGGGTATTTTAATACTGCTATCAGGACAATTTTGCGCATTTTAATATTACTCCGGCGGTCTTTCTCATAATATTCTCGCCTTTCAAAGAGTCTGATAATTTTCGAAGCTCAAAAAGCATTTTTTCTTTTTCACCGGGATTTCCGAGGATTTTTCTGATCTCTGTTTCAATCTCCCTGGCGTTTGCCCTCTCCTGAATAAGTTCGGGAACAATCTGTTTGCCCGCGATAATATTCGGAAGGGTGGCAAAAGAAACTTTTGCCAGAAGGCGAAAGACAAACTCCGTCAGCTTGGATAGTTTATACACATTTACCATCGGTTTTTTCATCAAAGCGCCTTCGAGCGTGACCGTACCGGAAGTAAAAACAGCAATATCCGACGCTTCCATAACATCATAAGCCCTTCCTTCGATTACTTTTATAGGAACATTGCCCGGGTATTTATTTATCAGTTCTAGCGGAACAACCGGAGCCCTGCAGAGAATATACTCCACTTCTTTATAATTTTCAGTAAGCTTTACCATTTCAGGAAGAATGGTTTCAATCTCCTGTCTTCTGCTCCCCGGAAAAAGACCTACCACTGTTTTATCAAGAGGAAGTTCGAACTCTTTCCTTAATTCTTCTTTTGAACTTGAAGGTTTTGCCGCTTCGAAAAGTGGATGCCCAAAATACTCAACGGGCACGTTAATTTTCTCGTAAATCGCTTTTTCGAAAGGGAAAAGAACAATTGCCTGATCTACTACCTTCTTTATCGTCTTAATCCGGCCTTCATTCCAGGCCCAGACCTGAGGCATTATATAGTAGATAACTGTTACTCCTTCTTTCTTAAGAACTTTCGCCAGCCGGAGGTTAAAACCCGGATAATCCACGAGCACCACAGTTTTTATATTATTTTCTTTTATGTATTTAACAGTATTTTTTAGTATTTTCATCAGAGGAAAATACTTTTTTACTGCTTCAGAGATACCTATAACGGAGAACTCCACCAGATTACAAAAGAGCTTAGCTCCGGCTTCTTTCATTAATTTTCCGCCGTTTGCGTGTATATCTATATCCGGTTCCAGCTTCTTTAATTCCCTGATAATCTCCGCGCCGTAAACATCCGCCGAAGCATCCCCGACATTAATAAATATCTTCAAATTGTTTCTCCGTTTTTATCTGTGCCATCTCATTAGCAATCTCTTCAAAAGATCCGCCATACATAATTGGCGGATGTGTCATCAGGTCACACCGTGACCCACCGCTTCTTTTTATCCGACCGGAAACTTGCGTCAATATAATCCTGCACCCTCGCGCCGGTTGCAAAATCCCCCTGGTCATTCTTTCCGGATTTTACCCCGCTAATAAACCGCTGATACATATTCGGTGTTTCAGGAGCAATGAGCGTCTCCCAGGAATTTTTCTTGAGTGCATTATCCCCTTTGCAAATATGAAGCTCTTCGTAGGATGAACGTACATCATTCAGATAAACTTCAATAGCCCCTTTATCGCCGTAAACCCCGACTTTAAGGTCATTTGGATGCCCTGTAATAAATCTTGAAGCGAAAATGGAACCGACCGCTCCGTTGTCAAATTTAGACATAGTCACCACTGTATCGTTCGCATCAAATTTATTACCCATATAATCCCCGGGTGTTTTTTTAAAATTCTTAACAAGACTGTTAAGCTCCGCTATCCCTGTTCCTGCAATAAAAGTAGTAAGGTCATAAATATGGACACCTACATCGCCCAGCACTCCGTTTGAACCCATTTTTGTAGACAGTCTCCAGCCCCATTGCGAACCCGTTCTCCAATCACCCCACGCATTGCTTACAAGCCAGGATTGCTGGTATCTTGCTTCGATATGTTTTATATTGCCGATTTCCCCCTTTTTAATCAGTTTTGCGGCAAGCTGAGCCGCAGAACTGTTACGGTAGGAGAAGTTCACATTATTAATAACACCTTTCTTCTTTGCCATTTTTGCCATTTCCCAGGCATCTTTCGCATTAAGCGCAAGCGGTTTTTCACTGAGAACATGAAGTTTTTTTGAAAGCGCTTTCATCACCACAGGATGGTGGAACCTGTCGGAAGTTACAACAGAGACCGCATCCAGTTTTTCATTATCAAGCATATCTGAAACATCAGAGTAGCAGCTATTTACACCGTGATTTTCAGAGTATTTCTCGGCTTTTTCTTTATCCACATCACAGCAAGCAACAATCTCCACATCCTTTATCTTTTTGAAGTTTGTGGCATGTATATTGGCCATCGATCCCGTCCCGATTATCCCGAGTTTTATCATATTATTTGATCTCCTTTTTTAACTAGATTACACTGATACACAGAAATGCTGTTACTAA
Proteins encoded:
- a CDS encoding lipid-A-disaccharide synthase, yielding MKIFINVGDASADVYGAEIIRELKKLEPDIDIHANGGKLMKEAGAKLFCNLVEFSVIGISEAVKKYFPLMKILKNTVKYIKENNIKTVVLVDYPGFNLRLAKVLKKEGVTVIYYIMPQVWAWNEGRIKTIKKVVDQAIVLFPFEKAIYEKINVPVEYFGHPLFEAAKPSSSKEELRKEFELPLDKTVVGLFPGSRRQEIETILPEMVKLTENYKEVEYILCRAPVVPLELINKYPGNVPIKVIEGRAYDVMEASDIAVFTSGTVTLEGALMKKPMVNVYKLSKLTEFVFRLLAKVSFATLPNIIAGKQIVPELIQERANAREIETEIRKILGNPGEKEKMLFELRKLSDSLKGENIMRKTAGVILKCAKLS